A region of Arabidopsis thaliana chromosome 5, partial sequence DNA encodes the following proteins:
- a CDS encoding uncharacterized protein (unknown protein; Has 1807 Blast hits to 1807 proteins in 277 species: Archae - 0; Bacteria - 0; Metazoa - 736; Fungi - 347; Plants - 385; Viruses - 0; Other Eukaryotes - 339 (source: NCBI BLink).): MALILPYRLREPGALLKLFLGAEAVECNGACLVVITSSSLPLSCGQVMLSSCSLDYIQMSLVGRSLALIGMTSLMSIPPLNLVDFSFMEYVFPVADLENEYG, translated from the exons ATGGCTCTCATCCTCCCCTACCGACTAAGAGAACCAGGCGCTCTTCTCAAGCTGTTCTTAGGGGCGGAG GCAGTAGAGTGTAACGGGGCTTGTTTGGTTGTCATCACCTCAagctctcttcctctttcatGTGGCCAGGTTATGCTTTCGTCATGTTCCTTGGACTATATTCAGATGTCTTTGGTTGGCAGGTCTCTCGCGCTT ATTGGAATGACTTCTTTAATGTCTATTCCTCCGTTGAATCTGGTTGATTTCTCCTTTATGGAATATGTCTTTCCAGTGGCGGATCTAGAAAATGAATATGGGTAG
- a CDS encoding DBH-like monooxygenase (unknown protein; Has 1807 Blast hits to 1807 proteins in 277 species: Archae - 0; Bacteria - 0; Metazoa - 736; Fungi - 347; Plants - 385; Viruses - 0; Other Eukaryotes - 339 (source: NCBI BLink).) has translation MEENERLSMKRKDIDRVNDDFSDFSLSSPARKIRRLDVDLPPIMEEEEIDLPMQDTVAEEIELEPVNDERAIVLFKPLHYHQPSSGNVFVDRHLISGFKNRFLRDVSIADDNQYEDERLNKCQAVVCWNPSQSTYSQSIGTFQQPRTLEITELDETGEDVVMDDASNEIEEDTGSTSLSFPQQGQQQEQEHTYGFGLHPWQQAQNCMIPQLPQVSTTPTPITWFR, from the exons ATGGAGGAGAACGAGCGCTTGTCGATGAAGAGGAAAGATATTGACAGAGTAAACGATGACTTCTCTGATTTTTCCCTCTCTTCTCCCGCCAGGAAGATTCGTCGTCTG GATGTGGATTTGCCACCGAttatggaggaagaagagattgatttaCCGATGCAAGATACGGTCGCGGAAGAAATCGAGCTTGAGCCGGTTAACGATGAGAGAGCAATTGTTCTATTTAAGCCTCTTCATTATCATCAGCCTTCTTCTGGAAACGTATTTGTTGATCGACACTTGATTTCTGGGTTTAAGA ATAGATTTCTTCGCGATGTATCGATAGCTGATGATAATCAGTATGAAGATGAGAGATTAAACAAGTGTCAAGCTGTTGTTTGCTGGAATCCGTCTCAGTCTACTTACTCACAGTCCATAGGAACCTTCCAACAACCGCGGACACTAGAGATTACTGAGTTGGATGAGACAGGTGAGGATGTGGTAATGGATGATGCATCCAATGAGATAGAAGAGGATACTGGAAGCACCAGTCTATCTTTCCCTCAGCAAGGACAGCAGCAAGAGCAAGAGCACACCTATGGTTTTGGCTTGCATCCGTGGCAGCAAGCGCAAAACTGTATGATTCCGCAGCTTCCTCAAGTCAGTACTACTCCCACTCCCATCACTTGGTTCCGATGA
- the MBD02 gene encoding methyl-CPG-binding domain protein 02 (methyl-CPG-binding domain protein 02 (MBD02); FUNCTIONS IN: DNA binding; INVOLVED IN: biological_process unknown; LOCATED IN: nucleus; EXPRESSED IN: 25 plant structures; EXPRESSED DURING: 15 growth stages; CONTAINS InterPro DOMAIN/s: DNA-binding, integrase-type (InterPro:IPR016177), Methyl-CpG DNA binding (InterPro:IPR001739), Zinc finger, CW-type (InterPro:IPR011124); BEST Arabidopsis thaliana protein match is: methyl-CPG-binding domain 12 (TAIR:AT5G35338.2); Has 1807 Blast hits to 1807 proteins in 277 species: Archae - 0; Bacteria - 0; Metazoa - 736; Fungi - 347; Plants - 385; Viruses - 0; Other Eukaryotes - 339 (source: NCBI BLink).) — MSMSQSRAVQRSSSPNEDRGENQLVVYDLKGNDDTEEEVLPVQSQPLSSRTQCPSIGAFTVQCASCFKWRLMPSMQKYEEIREQLLENPFFCDTAREWKPDISCDVPADIYQDGTRLWAIDKPNISRPPAGWQRLLRIRGEGGTRFADVYYVAPSGKKLRSTVEVQKYLNDNSEYIGEGVKLSQFSFQIPKPLQDDYVRKRPARLLDSIDNTNTPVAKEANPLAWISPDDHISLQLGTPTESGLNNSHYQPSKKKKTSTLSIFGSNDELADR; from the exons ATGAGTATGTCGCAGTCTCGAGCTGTCCAAAGATCGTCTTCACCTAATGAGGATAGAGGTGAGAATCAGTTAGTGGTTTATGACTTGAAAGGAAATGATGatactgaagaagaagttctaCCGGTTCAATCTCAGCCTTTGTCATCTAGAACACAGTGTCCCTCTATCGGGGCATTTACGGTTCAGTGTGCAAGTTGTTTCAAATGGAGACTCATGCCTTCAATGCAGAAGTATGAAGAGATTAGGGAACAGCTTCTTGAAAACCCGTTTTTCTGCGATACAGCGCGTGAGTGGAAGCCGGATATTTCTTGTGATGTTCCTGCTGATATCTATCAAGATGGAACTCGTCTTTGGGCTATTGATAAACCGAATATCTCTCGTCCACCCGCTGGCTGGCAACGTTTACTGCGGATTAGAGGTGAAGGAGGTACCAGATTTGCTGATGT TTATTATGTTGCTCCGTCTGGAAAGAAGCTTCGATCAACTGTGGAGGTCCAAAA GTACTTGAATGACAACTCCGAATACATTGGAGAAGGGGTGAAACTTTCACAGTTCTCGTTTCAAATCCCGAAACCGCTGCAGGATGACTACGTGAGGAAGCGCCCAGCTCGACTACTGGATTCCATCGATAATACAAACACCCCTGTAGCTAAAGAAG CTAATCCACTGGCATGGATATCTCCAGATGATCATATATCGTTGCAGCTAGGTACGCCAACCGAGTCTGGACTTAACAATTCACATTACCAACcatcgaaaaagaaaaaaacatcgACGCTATCAATCTTTGGCTCCAACGACGAACTTGCTGATAGATAA